A region from the Ptychodera flava strain L36383 chromosome 12, AS_Pfla_20210202, whole genome shotgun sequence genome encodes:
- the LOC139145820 gene encoding centromere protein V-like — protein MSGELVKHVGGCHCGAVRFEVMAPGVVEVYDCNCSVCVKKQNRHFIVPNSRFKILQGEDNLTCYTFNTHVAKHTFCKTCGVQSFYSPRSNPDGKGIAIHCIDPGTVTGVSIVNVDGENWEEWMAKNKDFKKKSKE, from the exons ATGAGTGGTGAATTGGTAAAACATGTGGGAGGTTGTCACTGTGGAGCAGTTAGATTTGAAGTGATGGCACCAGGTGTGGTGGAAGTCTATGATTGCAA TTGCAGTGTCTGTGTGAAGAAGCAGAATAGGCATTTCATCGTCCCCAACTCAAGATTCAAAATTTTACAG GGAGaagacaacttgacatgttacactttcaacaCTCATGTTGCCAAGCATACTTTCTGTAAGACCTGTGGAGTTCAGAGTTTCTATTCACCAAGATCAAATCCTGATGGTAAAG GTATAGCTATTCACTGCATTGATCCAGGCACAGTGACAGGCGTTTCCATTGTAAATGTCGATGGTGAAAACTGGGAAGAATGGATGGCAAAgaataaagatttcaaaaagAAGTCAAAAGAATGA